In Salisediminibacterium beveridgei, one DNA window encodes the following:
- the hisIE gene encoding bifunctional phosphoribosyl-AMP cyclohydrolase/phosphoribosyl-ATP diphosphatase HisIE, which translates to MTTIQFDDKGLVPAIVQDAQSKQVLTLAYMNEESLTKTKETGETWFYSRSRQELWHKGGTSGNTQRVTEIRYDCDQDALVILVEPAGPACHKGDVSCFSDVLWKQESTGTPEQNRYAIIEELEALLAKREAERPEGSYTTYLFDEGVDKILKKIGEEAGEIIIAAKNRDKEELTWETADFLFHLLVLLREQKLPLDAVLQRLQDRHAGKKE; encoded by the coding sequence ATGACCACGATACAATTTGACGACAAAGGTCTGGTACCGGCGATCGTGCAGGACGCCCAGTCCAAACAGGTGCTGACCCTGGCCTATATGAACGAAGAATCCTTAACGAAAACAAAGGAAACCGGAGAAACCTGGTTCTACAGCCGTTCCAGGCAGGAACTGTGGCATAAAGGTGGGACTTCCGGGAACACGCAGCGCGTGACGGAAATCCGCTACGACTGCGATCAGGATGCACTGGTCATTCTGGTGGAGCCGGCGGGACCAGCGTGTCATAAGGGAGATGTCAGCTGCTTCAGTGATGTCCTCTGGAAACAGGAGTCTACGGGTACGCCTGAACAAAACCGGTATGCGATTATTGAAGAGCTGGAGGCACTTCTGGCAAAACGGGAAGCGGAGCGTCCGGAAGGGTCGTACACCACGTATTTGTTTGACGAAGGCGTGGATAAAATTCTCAAGAAGATCGGTGAAGAAGCAGGCGAGATCATCATCGCTGCGAAGAACCGCGACAAGGAGGAGCTGACGTGGGAAACGGCGGATTTTCTCTTTCATCTTCTCGTTCTTCTCCGGGAGCAAAAGCTGCCGCTGGACGCCGTTTTACAGCGGTTGCAAGACCGCCATGCCGGGAAAAAAGAGTAG
- the ppaX gene encoding pyrophosphatase PpaX: MTRKIDTILFDLDGTLINTIDLIIASFQHTLKVYFPERTYPREEVVSFIGPPLSETFGRLNPGHEEEMIHEYRSFNHANHDRLVTEYEGVQETLDTLKDAGYQMAIVTSKRRDTAFQGIELMKLNAYFPVVISLDEVTRYKPDPQPVDLALEGLGATAEHAIMVGDSQHDILSGKNAGTLTAGVDWTVQGADHLASFEPDVMLTSMRDLPEYLKAFK, from the coding sequence ATGACACGTAAAATCGATACCATCCTGTTTGACCTGGACGGAACGCTGATTAATACGATCGACTTGATTATCGCTTCTTTCCAGCACACGTTGAAGGTTTATTTTCCGGAACGGACTTATCCAAGAGAAGAGGTGGTTTCGTTCATTGGTCCGCCACTATCTGAAACATTCGGGCGGCTGAATCCGGGCCATGAGGAAGAAATGATTCACGAATACCGTTCGTTTAACCATGCGAATCACGATAGACTGGTTACAGAATATGAAGGGGTACAGGAAACCCTGGACACGTTAAAGGACGCCGGTTATCAGATGGCGATTGTCACTTCAAAGCGAAGGGATACAGCGTTTCAGGGCATTGAACTGATGAAGCTGAACGCATATTTTCCCGTTGTCATCAGTCTCGATGAAGTGACCCGCTACAAGCCTGATCCGCAGCCGGTCGACTTGGCACTCGAAGGTCTCGGCGCCACTGCAGAGCATGCCATTATGGTTGGTGACAGCCAGCACGATATTCTTTCAGGTAAGAATGCCGGTACATTGACCGCAGGCGTTGACTGGACAGTACAAGGAGCCGATCACCTGGCATCCTTTGAACCGGATGTGATGCTTACTTCAATGAGAGATCTCCCCGAGTATCTGAAAGCCTTCAAGTAA
- the hisH gene encoding imidazole glycerol phosphate synthase subunit HisH, producing the protein MIGIIDYGMGNLHSVTKAVERLGRDCFLSESPEELAKADKLILPGVGAFRDGMEELNSRKLVAFIQQWIQDGKPLLGICLGMQLLFDESEENGSTQGLGILPGKVKKFPGGDYKVPHMGWNDLRFKQSGHPILNGLDGGHVYFVHSYFVKPDRAEILIASTEYGGELVTAVAGRKNVWGTQFHPEKSSTVGMTMLKNFIDHQGGES; encoded by the coding sequence ATGATTGGTATCATCGATTACGGTATGGGAAACCTGCACAGTGTCACAAAGGCCGTGGAACGGCTCGGGCGGGACTGTTTTCTGTCCGAATCCCCTGAGGAACTGGCAAAAGCGGATAAGCTGATCTTGCCGGGGGTCGGTGCGTTCCGCGATGGCATGGAAGAGTTGAACAGCCGGAAGCTGGTGGCATTTATCCAGCAGTGGATTCAGGACGGGAAGCCCCTTCTTGGTATTTGCCTCGGCATGCAGCTCCTCTTTGATGAGAGTGAAGAGAACGGATCGACTCAGGGGCTGGGTATCCTTCCCGGTAAAGTGAAGAAATTCCCCGGCGGTGACTACAAGGTACCGCACATGGGCTGGAATGACCTCCGGTTCAAACAATCGGGGCATCCGATTTTGAACGGTCTCGATGGCGGGCATGTGTATTTTGTCCACTCCTACTTTGTGAAGCCGGACCGGGCAGAGATTCTGATCGCGTCGACGGAATATGGCGGGGAACTGGTGACGGCGGTTGCCGGGCGTAAAAATGTCTGGGGCACCCAGTTTCACCCGGAAAAAAGCAGTACCGTCGGCATGACGATGCTGAAGAATTTCATTGATCATCAGGGAGGTGAAAGCTGA
- a CDS encoding acyltransferase: MGRRTERYPVTEANSLWQIYQTVPFWKVMRNFIVIQLARYTPFLPMKNWLYRTFLGMKVGDKTAFALMVMPDIMFPEKISVGTNSVIGYNTTLLAHEYLIDEYRIGEVHIGNEVMIGANTTILPGVSIGDGAVVSAATLVHQDVPAGAFVGGNPMRMIREPETT, from the coding sequence ATGGGTCGCCGGACAGAACGCTATCCCGTCACAGAAGCCAACTCCCTTTGGCAAATCTATCAGACTGTTCCTTTTTGGAAAGTGATGCGGAATTTCATCGTTATTCAGCTTGCGAGATACACCCCGTTTTTGCCGATGAAAAACTGGCTTTACAGGACATTCCTCGGTATGAAGGTAGGAGATAAGACGGCATTTGCCCTGATGGTGATGCCGGATATTATGTTTCCGGAGAAAATCTCAGTCGGAACGAATTCGGTTATCGGGTACAATACGACGCTTCTCGCCCACGAATACCTGATTGATGAATACCGGATCGGCGAGGTGCACATTGGCAATGAAGTGATGATCGGTGCAAACACAACGATCCTGCCCGGGGTGTCGATCGGTGACGGTGCCGTGGTTTCGGCTGCGACACTCGTTCATCAGGACGTGCCGGCAGGGGCATTTGTCGGCGGGAACCCGATGCGTATGATCCGGGAGCCTGAAACAACATAG
- the hisG gene encoding ATP phosphoribosyltransferase produces the protein MQEDLLTVAMPKGRIFDEAVDLLRKADYPIPPEFEDSRKLIIDVPEANLRFILAKPMDVPTYVEHGVADVGVAGKDVMIEEKRDIYEVLDLKISACYMAVAARKGYNKSHEVAPKIASKYPNLTSEYFRQKGEQVEIIKLNGSIELAPIVGLADRIVDIVSTGQTLKENGLVEIEEMIQITSRFIVNPVSYRTKAAMIDTMVDRLDEVINGKGREAE, from the coding sequence ATGCAGGAAGATCTATTGACAGTGGCGATGCCGAAAGGGCGCATTTTTGACGAAGCGGTGGACTTGCTTCGAAAAGCCGATTATCCGATCCCCCCTGAATTTGAAGATTCGAGAAAGCTGATCATCGATGTCCCTGAAGCAAATTTGCGCTTTATCCTCGCCAAACCGATGGACGTTCCGACCTATGTCGAGCATGGGGTGGCCGATGTGGGCGTTGCAGGCAAAGATGTGATGATCGAGGAAAAGCGTGACATCTATGAAGTGCTTGATCTGAAAATCAGTGCCTGTTACATGGCCGTCGCAGCGAGGAAAGGGTACAATAAAAGCCATGAAGTGGCACCGAAAATCGCTTCCAAATACCCGAATCTGACCAGTGAGTATTTCCGGCAGAAGGGTGAGCAGGTGGAAATCATTAAATTAAACGGTTCAATTGAGCTGGCTCCGATCGTGGGCCTCGCAGACCGCATCGTGGATATCGTCTCCACTGGCCAGACGTTAAAGGAAAACGGGCTGGTTGAGATTGAAGAAATGATTCAAATTACATCGCGTTTCATCGTCAACCCCGTCAGCTATCGCACGAAAGCGGCTATGATTGATACGATGGTGGACCGGCTCGATGAGGTCATCAATGGAAAAGGACGTGAAGCGGAATGA
- a CDS encoding nucleoside recognition domain-containing protein — translation MQTIKNGLLVGLLTTWKLGKIIFPITLIITMLSQTVLMDWLTRMLSPMMSWIGLPGESAIVLVLGNLLNLYAGIGAMLTMDLSVKEVFILAVMLSFSHNLFVESAVVRQIGLSVTVVLVVRIGLALVSAWLIHLIWQGGGEQASYGFVPSSAGETIDGWWPIALHGMESAIIGILQLAVIVIPIMLFIQIMKDLNWLRHFANLMGPFTRLLGVDKNTSTTLAAGTVFGLAYGAGVMIQAVKDDQVKKKDLYLVFIFLVACHAVIEDTLIFAPLGIPLWPLLLVRLVTAVLLTIAVAVIWNRIDGTHKGHKQPYEEEETGWEASRSVMK, via the coding sequence GTGCAAACGATCAAAAACGGCTTACTTGTCGGCTTATTGACAACCTGGAAACTGGGTAAGATCATTTTTCCCATCACGTTGATCATTACGATGCTTAGTCAAACCGTTCTGATGGACTGGCTGACCCGGATGCTCTCCCCGATGATGAGCTGGATCGGCCTTCCGGGAGAATCGGCCATCGTACTGGTTCTCGGGAATCTGTTAAATCTCTATGCGGGCATCGGTGCCATGCTGACCATGGATTTGTCGGTCAAAGAGGTGTTTATTCTCGCAGTCATGCTCTCTTTTTCCCACAATCTGTTCGTCGAATCCGCCGTGGTCCGGCAGATCGGCCTCAGTGTCACGGTCGTTCTGGTCGTCCGTATTGGTCTGGCACTTGTCTCCGCCTGGCTGATTCATTTGATCTGGCAAGGTGGCGGGGAACAGGCGTCGTACGGGTTTGTGCCGTCTTCTGCGGGGGAGACCATCGATGGCTGGTGGCCGATTGCCCTTCACGGGATGGAGAGCGCGATCATCGGGATTTTACAGCTTGCTGTGATTGTCATCCCGATTATGCTGTTCATTCAGATCATGAAAGATTTGAACTGGCTGAGGCACTTCGCCAATCTGATGGGGCCGTTCACACGGCTGTTGGGTGTGGATAAGAATACCTCCACGACGCTTGCTGCAGGAACGGTATTCGGACTCGCGTATGGTGCCGGGGTCATGATCCAGGCGGTGAAGGACGATCAGGTGAAGAAGAAGGATCTGTATCTGGTGTTTATCTTCCTCGTGGCCTGTCACGCGGTGATTGAGGATACGCTGATCTTCGCACCACTCGGGATTCCCCTTTGGCCGCTGCTTCTGGTCAGACTGGTCACGGCCGTCCTTCTGACGATTGCCGTTGCAGTCATCTGGAACCGGATCGATGGCACACATAAAGGACACAAACAACCATACGAAGAGGAAGAAACGGGATGGGAAGCGTCCCGCTCGGTTATGAAATAA
- the lgt gene encoding prolipoprotein diacylglyceryl transferase: MLLSIQPMDPVFLELGPLTIQWYGLLIGLGALFGYLLANHEAKKRGLPDDLIADLLLWMLPMGIIGARIYYVIFRWEQFADNPVSVFFIWEGGIAIHGGLIAGTITGLVFAKKKGYSFWKLADIAGPSVLLAQAIGRWGNFVNQEVYGHEVSRQFLENLFLPEFIINQMFINGAYYQPTFLYESIWNLLGVAFLLYLRKVNLRQGEIFMSYVIWYSVGRFIIEYMRTDQLLFFGIPTAMLLSAALIIGALALIYYRRKNGLAEARYLDDPSPKSKGKSNKGTTKKKSKK; this comes from the coding sequence ATGCTTTTATCAATACAACCCATGGACCCCGTGTTTCTTGAACTGGGTCCGCTCACGATTCAGTGGTACGGCCTGTTGATCGGCCTTGGTGCCTTGTTCGGGTATCTACTTGCGAACCACGAAGCCAAAAAACGGGGCCTGCCGGATGATCTCATTGCAGATCTGCTGCTTTGGATGCTGCCGATGGGGATTATCGGCGCGAGGATATACTACGTGATCTTCCGCTGGGAACAGTTTGCGGATAACCCTGTCAGCGTCTTCTTTATATGGGAAGGCGGTATCGCGATTCATGGCGGACTCATTGCCGGTACGATTACGGGGTTGGTGTTTGCCAAAAAGAAGGGATACTCATTCTGGAAACTGGCTGATATCGCCGGCCCGAGTGTGCTTTTGGCACAGGCTATCGGACGCTGGGGTAACTTTGTCAATCAGGAAGTGTACGGTCATGAAGTGAGCCGTCAGTTCCTCGAGAATCTGTTTTTGCCTGAATTTATCATTAATCAGATGTTTATCAACGGCGCGTATTACCAGCCGACTTTCCTGTATGAATCGATCTGGAACCTGCTCGGTGTGGCGTTTTTATTATACTTGCGGAAAGTGAATCTGCGTCAGGGCGAAATCTTCATGTCGTATGTGATCTGGTACTCTGTGGGACGATTCATCATTGAATACATGCGAACAGATCAGCTGCTCTTCTTTGGCATTCCAACGGCGATGCTTTTATCTGCGGCGCTGATTATTGGTGCGCTTGCCCTGATCTATTACCGGCGGAAAAACGGGCTGGCAGAAGCCAGGTACCTCGACGATCCGTCACCTAAATCGAAAGGCAAGTCGAATAAAGGAACAACCAAAAAGAAAAGCAAAAAGTAA
- the hisF gene encoding imidazole glycerol phosphate synthase subunit HisF encodes MLTKRIIPCLDVTEGRVVKGVQFVNLQDAGDPVELAAFYDQQGADELVFLDISASHEGRETMVDVVEQVAGKLAIPFTVGGGINALEDMKRILRAGADKVSLNTAAVNRPELITEGSDFFGAQCIVVAVDAKRDPKRGSWTVYTHGGRRETEWDVIDWVKEAVKRGAGEILLTSMDQDGEKTGFDNALTRAVSEAVPVPVIASGGAGGQEDFYDTFTEGKADAALAASIFHYKETSVAAVKDYLKTKGLAIR; translated from the coding sequence ATGCTGACGAAACGGATTATCCCATGTCTGGATGTAACGGAAGGCCGCGTGGTCAAAGGGGTTCAATTTGTGAACCTGCAGGACGCCGGAGACCCGGTGGAGCTGGCTGCTTTTTACGATCAGCAAGGTGCAGATGAACTGGTTTTCCTCGATATCTCTGCGTCTCATGAAGGACGCGAGACGATGGTCGACGTCGTGGAACAAGTGGCCGGAAAACTGGCGATCCCGTTCACTGTCGGTGGCGGAATCAACGCGTTGGAAGACATGAAACGGATCCTGAGGGCCGGCGCGGACAAAGTATCCCTCAACACCGCCGCAGTCAACCGCCCGGAGCTGATTACGGAAGGCTCTGACTTTTTCGGTGCCCAGTGCATCGTGGTCGCAGTGGATGCGAAGCGTGATCCGAAACGGGGTTCCTGGACTGTTTATACGCACGGCGGTCGAAGAGAAACCGAGTGGGACGTGATCGACTGGGTCAAGGAAGCGGTAAAGCGTGGAGCCGGCGAAATTCTTCTTACCAGTATGGATCAGGACGGGGAGAAGACCGGATTCGATAATGCCCTGACCAGAGCCGTCAGTGAAGCGGTGCCGGTCCCGGTGATCGCAAGCGGCGGAGCCGGAGGGCAGGAAGACTTTTACGATACGTTCACTGAAGGCAAAGCGGATGCGGCGCTCGCGGCGTCGATTTTCCATTACAAAGAGACGTCCGTCGCGGCTGTGAAAGATTATCTGAAGACGAAGGGACTGGCGATACGATGA
- the hisA gene encoding 1-(5-phosphoribosyl)-5-[(5-phosphoribosylamino)methylideneamino]imidazole-4-carboxamide isomerase: protein MPQFHVYPAIDIRGGKCVRLLQGDYDQETVYGDSPFDMAKSFVEKGATWVHMVDLDGAKAGQPVNHEAVMKAARDLDAAIQVGGGIRTREDIIQYLDAGVDRVILGSAAISDPAFVQAMLQEFGGERIAIGIDARDGYVATHGWLETSTVKAEELGRTLAAHGAETFIMTDISRDGMLTGPNVEAIAALAKVTGKNVIASGGVSELSDLTELKEKCRDGVSGAIVGKAIYTGRIDVTTALQEVQGPC from the coding sequence ATGCCCCAGTTCCATGTTTATCCGGCCATCGATATACGCGGTGGCAAATGCGTCCGCCTTCTGCAAGGGGACTACGATCAGGAAACCGTATACGGGGATTCGCCGTTTGATATGGCGAAATCCTTTGTGGAAAAAGGGGCAACCTGGGTACATATGGTGGACCTGGACGGCGCCAAAGCAGGACAGCCTGTGAACCACGAGGCTGTCATGAAAGCGGCACGTGATCTGGATGCAGCCATTCAGGTTGGCGGAGGCATCCGCACGCGGGAGGATATCATTCAGTATCTCGACGCAGGCGTGGACCGGGTGATTTTAGGCAGTGCTGCGATCTCCGACCCTGCATTTGTTCAGGCGATGTTACAGGAATTCGGCGGGGAACGGATTGCCATCGGGATCGATGCCCGGGACGGCTACGTGGCGACCCACGGCTGGCTCGAGACATCCACCGTAAAAGCGGAAGAGCTCGGCCGGACACTGGCCGCCCACGGTGCAGAAACATTTATTATGACGGACATTTCAAGGGACGGCATGCTGACGGGTCCGAATGTGGAGGCCATTGCCGCATTGGCGAAAGTGACCGGCAAAAACGTGATTGCTTCAGGGGGGGTCAGTGAACTTTCGGATCTGACAGAACTGAAGGAAAAATGTCGGGACGGCGTGTCCGGCGCCATTGTCGGTAAGGCGATTTACACCGGACGGATCGATGTCACTACTGCTTTACAGGAGGTGCAAGGCCCATGCTGA
- the hisD gene encoding histidinol dehydrogenase, with amino-acid sequence MKITPVTADLSIKRTIDQGTEEQRKAVLNILEDVKQDGFSAVKRYTLQFDGVSPDAFKVTQEELDAAYRKADNRTIAIIQEAIQNIRAFHERQVQQSWFTTKPDGTILGQKVTPLDAAGVYVPGGLAAYPSSIIMNVVPAQVAGVERIVMVSPPQKDGNLTDIVLVTAKELGVEEIWKIGGAQAIGALTYGFEGLEPVDKITGPGNIFVALAKQIVFGTVDIDMIAGPSEIAVLADHTAKASYVAADMLSQAEHDKMASAVLVTTDRTLAEAVSVEVEAQLKTLPKREIAGASIRDYGAIYLAETMDDALQAINDLAAEHLEVQVEDPWAVLPNIRHAGAIFLGSQSSEPVGDYFAGPNHILPTNGTARFSSPLTVEDFTKKSSIISYSKEAVKAHGDKIASFARMEELEAHARAVEKRLEED; translated from the coding sequence ATGAAAATTACACCGGTTACTGCAGATCTCTCCATTAAACGAACGATCGACCAGGGAACAGAAGAGCAAAGAAAAGCCGTACTGAACATTTTAGAAGACGTCAAACAAGACGGATTTTCAGCCGTGAAGCGCTACACGTTGCAGTTTGATGGCGTCTCTCCTGATGCCTTCAAGGTGACGCAGGAAGAGCTCGATGCGGCGTACAGGAAGGCAGACAATCGAACGATCGCGATTATTCAAGAAGCGATCCAGAATATCCGTGCGTTTCATGAACGCCAGGTACAGCAGTCCTGGTTCACGACGAAGCCTGACGGTACGATTCTCGGTCAGAAGGTTACCCCTCTCGATGCCGCAGGTGTCTATGTCCCGGGTGGTCTTGCCGCTTATCCGTCGTCGATCATCATGAATGTCGTCCCGGCACAGGTGGCTGGTGTCGAACGGATTGTGATGGTGTCCCCGCCCCAAAAAGACGGGAACCTGACGGATATCGTCCTCGTCACAGCGAAGGAACTGGGCGTGGAAGAGATCTGGAAAATCGGTGGAGCGCAGGCCATTGGCGCGTTGACTTACGGTTTTGAAGGACTCGAACCGGTGGATAAAATCACCGGCCCTGGCAACATTTTTGTGGCGCTGGCCAAGCAGATCGTCTTCGGCACGGTGGATATTGACATGATTGCCGGCCCCAGTGAAATTGCCGTCCTCGCCGATCATACGGCGAAGGCGTCCTATGTAGCCGCAGACATGCTGAGTCAGGCCGAACATGACAAGATGGCGTCTGCCGTGCTGGTGACCACTGACCGGACCCTGGCAGAAGCGGTATCTGTCGAAGTGGAAGCGCAGTTGAAGACTCTGCCAAAGCGTGAGATTGCCGGGGCGTCGATCCGGGATTACGGCGCGATTTATCTGGCAGAAACGATGGATGATGCCTTACAGGCGATCAATGACCTGGCGGCAGAACATCTTGAAGTCCAGGTGGAAGACCCATGGGCCGTCTTGCCGAACATCCGTCATGCCGGTGCGATTTTCCTCGGCAGTCAGAGTTCGGAGCCTGTAGGGGATTATTTTGCGGGACCGAATCACATCCTGCCGACAAACGGTACGGCGCGGTTTTCAAGCCCGCTGACTGTGGAGGACTTTACGAAGAAATCGAGCATTATCTCGTACAGCAAAGAAGCCGTGAAAGCCCACGGGGATAAAATCGCCTCCTTTGCCCGCATGGAAGAACTCGAAGCCCACGCGAGGGCTGTGGAAAAACGATTGGAGGAAGACTGA
- the hisB gene encoding imidazoleglycerol-phosphate dehydratase HisB, whose protein sequence is MTNRQATKKRITNETQIELTFSIDGSGESHLATDVPFMTHMLDLFTRHGLFDLTLEGKGDTEIDDHHTTEDIGIVLGEAIREAVGDKKGIKRYGNAFVPMDDALAQVVIDLSNRPHFVLQGAIPATKVGTFDTELIEEFLWKLALEARINLHVIVHYGSNVHHIIEAIFKALGRALDDATQLDPRVKGVPSTKGSLS, encoded by the coding sequence ATGACGAATCGACAGGCAACGAAAAAACGCATCACCAACGAAACGCAGATTGAACTGACCTTTTCAATTGACGGTTCCGGGGAGAGTCATCTCGCAACCGACGTCCCGTTTATGACGCATATGCTGGATCTCTTTACCCGTCATGGGCTCTTTGACCTGACCCTCGAGGGCAAGGGAGACACAGAGATTGACGATCACCACACGACCGAAGATATCGGAATCGTTCTTGGCGAGGCGATCAGGGAGGCCGTCGGCGACAAAAAAGGCATCAAGCGTTACGGGAATGCCTTTGTGCCAATGGACGATGCGCTGGCGCAAGTTGTAATTGACCTCAGTAACCGCCCTCACTTCGTTTTGCAAGGAGCGATCCCGGCGACGAAGGTCGGCACGTTCGATACGGAACTGATTGAAGAATTTCTTTGGAAACTGGCACTCGAAGCCCGCATCAATCTGCACGTCATCGTGCATTACGGCTCGAACGTGCATCACATTATCGAAGCGATTTTCAAAGCGCTCGGCCGGGCCCTGGATGATGCCACACAGCTCGACCCAAGAGTCAAAGGCGTCCCGTCAACGAAAGGAAGTTTGTCATGA
- a CDS encoding ATP phosphoribosyltransferase regulatory subunit — translation MSKLFMFEKPLGMRDTLPELHDMKARVRGAIAEEVTKWGYERIATPTLEFYETVGQSSAILDQQLFKLLDQEGNTLVLRPDMTAPIARIAASTLKESQRPLRLTYDAPVFRAQQREGGRPAEFEQIGSELIGDATSSGDAEIIALMTSSMKEAGLEAYQVAVGHIGFVNALLEEVLGHPERTAVFRRYLYEKNYVGFRKAVEELSLSSIDKKRLTALLRLKGDASVIQEAKKLVASKEGIAALKQLEELVAILEQYELMDQTILDLNLVMHMSYYTGVVFEAYSRGLGSPVGSGGRYDQLLGQFDHAEPATGFGLRLDKLTEALGKSTTAGTKDLCLVYSANRRKEALGAAEKARNEGRNVVMQDVSGVRDVDRFTGEFQEVVYFIGSNGNGGAR, via the coding sequence ATGTCAAAGCTGTTTATGTTTGAGAAACCTCTCGGGATGCGCGATACGCTCCCGGAGTTGCACGACATGAAAGCGAGGGTAAGAGGCGCGATTGCAGAGGAAGTGACGAAATGGGGCTACGAGCGGATCGCCACTCCAACGCTGGAATTTTACGAAACGGTGGGACAATCCTCAGCGATCCTCGATCAGCAGCTGTTTAAACTGCTGGATCAGGAAGGGAATACCCTTGTACTGAGACCGGATATGACAGCACCGATTGCACGGATTGCAGCGTCGACCCTGAAAGAAAGCCAGCGGCCGCTGCGGTTGACGTACGACGCACCGGTTTTCCGCGCCCAGCAGCGCGAAGGGGGGAGACCGGCGGAATTTGAACAGATCGGAAGCGAGCTGATCGGGGACGCCACATCAAGCGGCGATGCGGAAATCATTGCCTTGATGACGTCTTCGATGAAAGAAGCCGGACTTGAGGCGTACCAGGTTGCCGTAGGGCATATCGGTTTTGTGAATGCCCTTCTTGAAGAAGTGCTGGGTCACCCGGAACGAACGGCGGTATTCAGACGCTACTTATATGAGAAGAACTACGTCGGTTTCCGGAAAGCCGTGGAGGAGTTGTCTCTCAGCTCCATTGACAAAAAGCGGCTGACCGCACTTCTGCGGCTGAAAGGCGACGCTTCGGTCATTCAGGAAGCGAAAAAGCTGGTTGCTTCAAAAGAAGGCATCGCTGCGTTAAAGCAGCTCGAGGAACTCGTCGCTATCCTTGAACAATACGAACTCATGGATCAGACCATTCTCGATTTGAACCTTGTTATGCATATGAGCTATTACACCGGAGTCGTGTTTGAAGCCTACAGCCGGGGTCTTGGGTCACCTGTCGGGAGCGGCGGACGCTATGATCAGCTGCTTGGACAATTCGACCACGCCGAACCGGCAACAGGATTTGGTCTCAGACTCGATAAACTTACGGAAGCGCTCGGTAAAAGCACGACAGCCGGAACGAAAGATTTATGCCTCGTATACAGCGCCAATCGCCGCAAAGAAGCGCTCGGTGCAGCGGAAAAAGCCCGGAACGAAGGGCGTAACGTTGTGATGCAGGATGTATCCGGTGTCCGTGACGTGGATCGCTTCACCGGTGAATTTCAAGAAGTGGTTTATTTCATTGGCAGCAATGGGAACGGAGGTGCGAGATGA